Proteins encoded by one window of Epinephelus moara isolate mb chromosome 18, YSFRI_EMoa_1.0, whole genome shotgun sequence:
- the LOC126405647 gene encoding germ cell-specific gene 1-like protein: MRLERGRRASLALTLNFVAFAFALSAVTTSYWCEGTRKVAKPFCTGPPVKVKQWFCIRFNNSNINDSRLVQYIFETGEEKFLLRKFHTGIFFSCEQAADMNGFDCRDFSEIAPEHERGVLWLCIVAETLYLTLLFTGGALMILEQCPCFSIMNRLKLSAFAALCTALSGLCGMVAHMMFTTIFQLAVAMGPEDWRPKTWDYSWSYVLAWGSFGTCMGSAVTALNRYTKTIMEFKYKRRNIEKSLMIKQTMIEEDLPEQMWDMYLTAVPADAEAQVELPVNGHKPSTGTTFEVEMDNEPEPQGEAYC; this comes from the exons ATGAGGCTAGAGCGCGGGCGGCGGGCTTCTCTGGCGCTCACCCTCAACTTTGTGGCGTTTGCTTTTGCCTTATCAGCGGTGACCACCAGCTACTGGTGCGAGGGGACCAGGAAGGTGGCCAAACCCTTCTGCACAGGACCGCCGGTGAAGGTGAAGCAGTGGTTCTGCATCCGCTTCAACAACTCCAACATCAACGACAGCCGGTTGGTCCAGTACATCTTTGAAACCGGAGAGGAGAAGTTTCTTTTAAGGAAGTTCCACACAGGAATATTTTTCTCCTGCGAGCAGGCCGCCGACATGAACG GTTTCGACTGTCGAGACTTCTCAGAGATTGCACCAGAGCATGAAAGAG GTGTCCTGTGGTTGTGTATTGTGGCTGAGACTCTGTACCTCACCCTGCTCTTCACAGGCGGGGCTCTGATGATTCTGGAGCAGTGCCCCTGCTTCAGTATCATGAACAGACTGAAGCTCAGTGCCTTCGCTGCCTTGTGCACTGCCCTGTCAG GCCTTTGTGGGATGGTGGCCCACATGATGTTTACTACCATATTCCAGCTAGCTGTTGCTATGGGGCCAGAAGACTGGAGACCTAAGACCTGGGACTACAGCTGGTCTTATGT CTTGGCGTGGGGCTCTTTTGGCACCTGCATGGGCTCTGCAGTGACGGCGCTCAACAGGTACACAAAGACCATCATGGAGTTTAAATACAAGCGGCGGAACATAGAGAAGAGCCTGATGATCAAGCAGACAATGATTGAGGAGGACCTTCCAGAGCAGATGTGGGACATGTACCTGACCGCTGTGCCCGCTGACGCTGAGGCACAGGTAGAACTGCCGGTCAATGGCCACAAGCCCTCCACAGGAACAACATTTGAGGTCGAAATGGACAATGAACCAGAACCACAAGGAGAGGCATATTGTTAA
- the LOC126405281 gene encoding protein NATD1-like produces the protein MAYKILSRLTALNIRLRYDSAAFSTLNSGCSLTVEHDRQNRRFTVCPSSGAGGHDCAVLHYRFTGEKEVDLMSTYVPETYRGQGVAAVLSQAAMDFLVEENLKAHISCWYINKYIEENPQKNYKELIIT, from the exons ATGGCCTATAAAATATTGTCCAGACTCACTGCGTTAAATATCCGACTGAGGTATGATTCGGCCGCCTTCAGCACGTTAAACTCCGGCTGCAGTTTGACGGTGGAACATGACCGACAGAACCGGCGCTTCACCGTCTGTCCGAGCAGCGGGGCTG GTGGCCATGACTGTGCGGTGCTGCACTACAGATTCACTGGAGAGAAAGAGGTGGACTTAATGTCAACTTATGTACCAGAGACATACAGGGGCCAGGGTGTTGCTGCAGTGCTGTCACAG GCTGCCATGGACTTCCTGGTTGAAGAAAACCTCAAGGCTCATATCTCATGTTGGtatataaacaaatacattgAAGAAAACCCTCAAAAAAATTATAAAGAACTCATCATCACTTGA
- the LOC126406005 gene encoding dehydrogenase/reductase SDR family member 7C-B-like, with protein sequence MDSVWTTTVLLVPFVVVLTAGFFYLYGVVMGLLSKTSVRNKVVVITDALSGLGKECAGVFHKGGARLILCGKSWEKLEELADELANASDPTLTFPSKLVLLDFGDMDSMPDVISEILECYGCLDILIFNSSMKVKAPAQTVSLEIDKLLMDNNYFGPATLAKGLLPSMISRRTGHLFLVNSIQGKIAVPFRTAYAASKHAVQAFFDCLRAEVEEYGISISTINHTFISPSASSENADAAASKSIWSLLYTKKPLGVSPDEAAAEIVKTLSNKRKEVVIAPSLPKVAIYTRSFFPNVFFAVMAAGVNNAAASESM encoded by the exons ATGGACTCAGTGTGGACCACCACTGTTCTCCTGGTGCCATTTGTAGTGGTGCTGACAGCTGGATTTTTCTACCTCTATGGTGTTGTTATGGGTCTGTTGTCCAAAACATCTGTACGCAATAAGGTGGTGGTTATAACTGATGCTTTATCTGGGCTTGGGAAAG AATGTGCAGGCGTGTTTCACAAAGGAGGAGCGAGGCTGATCCTCTGTGGGAAGAGCTGGGAGAAACTTGAGGAACTTGCAGATGAGTTGGCAAACGCCTCAGACCCAACTTTA ACGTTTCCCTCCAAACTGgtgctgctggattttggagaTATGGACAGCATGCCTGATGTGATCTCAGAGATCCTGGAGTGTTACGGCTGCCTGGATATCCTCATCTTCAACAGCAGTATGAAGGTCAAAGCACCCGCCCAGACTGTGTCTCTGGAGATAGACAAGTTACTGATGGACAACAACTACTTTGGACCAGCCACACTGGCCAAAG GTTTGCTGCCCTCTATGATCTCAAGGAGAACTGGTCACTTGTTCCTGGTCAACAGCATCCAGGGGAAAATAGCCGTGCCTTTTCGCACTGCAT ATGCAGCCTCTAAACATGCAGTCCAGGCCTTCTTTGACTGCCTGAGAGCTGAAGTGGAAGAGTACGGCATCTCCATCAGCACCATCAACCACACCTTCATCAGCCCCTCTGCATCGTCTGAAAACGCAGACGCAGCCGCCTCCAAATCCATCTGGTCAT tgttgtacaCAAAGAAACCACTCGGCGTTTCTCCTGACGAGGCAGCGGCTGAGATTGTGAAGACCCTAAGCAACAAGAGGAAGGAGGTGGTAATTGCTCCCTCGCTCCCAAAGGTGGCCATCTACACCAGATCCTTCTTCCCTAATGTGTTCTTCGCCGTGATGGCTGCAGGAGTGAACAACGCTGCTGCCTCTGAGAGCATGTAG
- the LOC126406022 gene encoding splicing factor U2AF 65 kDa subunit-like, protein MSDFEEFEKQLSENRQERERERHKKRSRSGSPGRGDKHRSWSKDRGSRSREKRSRSRDRKSRDRRSSSREHKKHSHSPRRTRKKRTCKYWDVPPPGFEHITPMQYKAMQAAGQIPTIALLATSTTTGVAAAPTQVPIVGSQMTRQARRLYVGNIPFGVTEESMAEFFNAQMRLAGLSQAPSNPVLAVQINQDKNFAFLEFRSVDETTQAMAFDGIIFQGQSLKIRRPHDYRPLPGISEQPAFHVPGVVSTVVPDSPHKLFIGGLPNYLNDDQVKELLTSFGPLKAFNLVKDSATSLSKGYAFCEYVDISATDQAVAGLNGMQLGDKKLIVQRASVGAKNANPTSIIETPVTLQVPGLQRLQNSGMPTEVLCLLNMVMPEELVDDEDYEEILEDIREECCKYGSVRSIEIPRPVDGVEVPGCGKIFVEYVSAADCQKAMQALTGRKFANRVVVTKYYDPDMYHRHEF, encoded by the exons ATGTCGGATTTCGAGGAATTTGAGAAACAGCTTAGCGAGAATCGCCAGG agagagaaagagaaagacacaaaaagaggaGTCGCAGTGGATCTCCTGGCCGAGGTGACAAGCATCGCAGCTGGAGCAAAGACCGAGGGAGTCGCAGTCGAGAGAAGAGAAGCCGCAGCCGAGACCGCAAGAGCCGGGACCGCAGGAGCTCGTCCCGGGAACACAAGAAGCACAG CCACTCTCCGAGGCGAACAAGGAAGAAAAGGACCTGCAAATACTGGGATGTGCCTCCTCCTGGCTTtgaacacatcacaccaatGCAATATAAAGCTATGCAAG cgGCAGGGCAGATACCAACAATAGCTCTGCTGGCAACATCCACCACCACTGGAGTGGCTGCAGCTCCAACACAAGTGCCCATAGTTGGCAGTCAGATGACAAGACAAGCCAGACGCCTTTATGTTGGAAATATTCCCTTTGGAGTAACTGAG GAGTCTATGGCAGAGTTCTTCAACGCTCAGATGAGACTTGCAGGCCTTTCACAAGCCCCAAGCAACCCTGTGCTCGCTGTGCAGATTAATCAGGATAAAAACTTTGCTTTCTTAGAG TTTCGGTCTGTAGACGAGACGACGCAGGCGATGGCCTTCGATGGAATCATTTTTCAGGGTCAGTCACTGAAGATAAGAAGACCTCATGACTATCGGCCTTTACCTGGTATCTCTGAGCAGCCTGCTTTCCATGTCCCAG GCGTCGTCTCCACAGTCGTTCCAGACTCCCCCCACAAACTGTTTATAGGAGGCCTGCCGAACTACCTTAACGATGACCAG GTAAAGGAGCTCTTGACATCGTTTGGGCCTCTCAAAGCGTTCAATCTTGTGAAGGACAGTGCCACGTCACTGTCGAAAGGTTACGCCTTTTGCGAATACGTAGACATCAGCGCCACTGATCAG GCAGTTGCTGGGCTTAATGGGATGCAACTGGGCGACAAAAAGCTGATAGTCCAAAGGGCGAGTGTGGGAGCTAAAAATGCCAATCCT ACCTCCATCATAGAGACCCCGGTGACGCTGCAGGTCCCTGGGCTTCAGAGGCTGCAGAACTCCGGCATGCCCACTGAGGTGCTGTGCCTTCTCAACATGGTGATGCCTGAGGAGCTGGTGGATGACGAAGACTACGAGGAGATCCTTGAAGACATCCGCGAAGAGTGCTGCAAGTACGGCAGCGTCCGCTCCATTGAGATCCCCCGACCAGTCGACGGTGTGGAAGTTCCTGGCTGTGGAAAG ATCTTTGTGGAgtatgtttctgcagcagaCTGTCAGAAAGCCATGCAAGCTCTCACCGGCCGAAAGTTTGCCAACAGAGTGGTGGTCACCAAATACTATGATCCAGACATGTATCACAGACACGAGTTTTGA